GCCTGATCGGTCACGATGTCGACAAAGGGCTTTCCGGTCGCCGCGTCCGTATGAGCGAGCACCTCCGCCGTGATCTCGATCAGATACGAGTCGAGCCGTCCGGTGTTCCAGGTGCGGAAGGTCTCGGCGATCTTGGCGGGGGAGTAGCCGGCGACCGCGCGCAGCAGGTGGTACGCCTCGGCGATCAGCTGCATGTCCGCGTACTCGATGCCGTTGTGCACCATCTTCACGAAGTGGCCCGCGCCGTCGGGGCCGATGTGCGCGACGGTGGGCGCGCCGTCGGGCGCCTTCGCGGCGATCCGCTCCAGCAGCGGTCCGAGTGACTCGTACGACTCCGCGGAACCGCCCGGCATGATGCTCGGCCCGTGCAGCGCGCCCTCCTCGCCACCGGAGATGCCGCTGCCGACGAAGTGGATGCCGCGCTCCCGCAGCTCCTTCTCGCGCCGCCGGGTGTCGGCGAAGTGGGCGTTGCCGCCGTCGATGATGACGTCGCCCTCCTCCAGCAGCGGCGCGAACTCCTCGATCACGGCGTCCGTGGGCTCGCCCGCCTTCACCATGATGACCAGGCGGCGGGGACGCTCCAGGGCCGCGACGAACTCCTCCGCCGACTCGGCCGCGACGAACGTACCTTCGTCGCCGAACTCCTCGACCAGCGCACGCGTCCTGGCCGCGGTGCGGTTGTGCACCGCGACCGTGAAGCCGTTACGGGCGAAGTTACGGGCGAGGTTGCGGCCCATCACCGCGAGCCCGGTGACGCC
The Streptomyces lunaelactis genome window above contains:
- the gndA gene encoding NADP-dependent phosphogluconate dehydrogenase, encoding MSGTAQIGVTGLAVMGRNLARNFARNGFTVAVHNRTAARTRALVEEFGDEGTFVAAESAEEFVAALERPRRLVIMVKAGEPTDAVIEEFAPLLEEGDVIIDGGNAHFADTRRREKELRERGIHFVGSGISGGEEGALHGPSIMPGGSAESYESLGPLLERIAAKAPDGAPTVAHIGPDGAGHFVKMVHNGIEYADMQLIAEAYHLLRAVAGYSPAKIAETFRTWNTGRLDSYLIEITAEVLAHTDAATGKPFVDIVTDQAEQKGTGRWTVQIALDLGVPVSGIAEAVFARSLSGHAALRDASRALPGPKAEPLGEQEAARFAEQVEQALYASKIVSYTQGFHQIQAGSDEYDWDIDLGSVAAIWRAGCIIRAAFLNRIRGAYDAQGDLPSLLSDKQFAEEIGAAQDDWREVVATAARQGVPTPGFSAALAYYDALRAERLPAALTQGQRDFFGAHTYRRTDREGSFHTLWGGDRSEVSTD